The following proteins are encoded in a genomic region of Rhodoferax aquaticus:
- a CDS encoding pirin family protein, translated as MSTSSILRLAPLGFPWQTLDPFLFCVHHHDAYPAGNAQLGPQASLAGRKLGQDFAGQDGWSMYHGDTVPGFPSHPHRGFETVTIARQGLIDHSDSLGATARFGGGDVQWLTAGQGIVHCEMFPLVHPHAPNPTELFQIWLNLPAKNKMAKPHFTMFWHEDIPRTVHVDAKDGHTEVVCIAGSLSGMQPLPPPPDSWASAPHSDLAIWTLTMSAGARWTLPAAQHPQTRRMLYFFKGPQLQVAGQAVNSHSAIELQADHAVELINGNAESECLVLQGRPIGEPVAQYGPFVMNTAAEIQQAFADYQRTEFGGWPWGASDPVHARDRGRFAQHADGTLEERSTESNPLAPTS; from the coding sequence ATGAGCACCTCCTCCATCCTCCGCCTGGCCCCGCTGGGCTTTCCGTGGCAAACGCTAGACCCGTTTTTGTTTTGCGTGCACCACCACGATGCCTACCCCGCAGGCAATGCGCAGCTAGGCCCCCAAGCCAGTTTGGCAGGACGCAAGCTAGGGCAAGACTTTGCCGGCCAAGACGGGTGGAGCATGTACCACGGGGACACGGTGCCCGGGTTTCCCTCCCACCCGCACAGGGGCTTTGAGACGGTCACCATTGCGCGCCAGGGCTTGATCGACCACTCCGACTCTTTGGGGGCCACGGCCCGCTTTGGCGGTGGTGACGTGCAGTGGCTCACAGCAGGCCAGGGCATCGTGCACTGCGAAATGTTTCCCCTGGTCCACCCACACGCACCCAATCCCACAGAGCTGTTTCAAATCTGGCTCAACCTGCCTGCCAAAAACAAAATGGCCAAGCCCCACTTCACCATGTTTTGGCACGAAGACATTCCACGCACGGTTCACGTCGACGCAAAAGATGGGCACACCGAGGTCGTGTGCATCGCCGGATCCTTGTCCGGCATGCAGCCTTTGCCGCCCCCGCCTGACTCATGGGCCAGTGCACCACACAGCGACCTTGCCATATGGACGCTCACAATGTCGGCCGGCGCGCGTTGGACGCTACCTGCTGCGCAGCACCCCCAAACCCGGCGCATGCTGTATTTTTTCAAGGGCCCACAGCTGCAGGTGGCAGGCCAGGCGGTCAACAGCCATAGCGCCATCGAGTTGCAAGCAGACCACGCCGTGGAGTTGATCAACGGAAACGCAGAGTCAGAGTGCTTGGTGCTGCAGGGCAGACCTATCGGCGAGCCTGTGGCGCAGTATGGCCCGTTTGTGATGAACACCGCCGCCGAAATTCAGCAAGCGTTTGCCGACTACCAGCGTACCGAATTTGGTGGATGGCCTTGGGGTGCGAGTGACCCCGTGCATGCACGCGATCGGGGCCGTTTTGCCCAGCATGCCGACGGCACATTGGAGGAACGTAGCACCGAGTCCAACCCGCTTGCGCCGACGTCTTAA
- the metK gene encoding methionine adenosyltransferase, with translation MANDFLFTSESVSEGHPDKVADQISDAILDAIFKQDPKSRVAAETLCNTGLVVLAGEITTNAHVDYIQVARDTIKRIGYDNTEYGIDYKGCAVLVAYDKQSNDIAQGVDHASDDHLNTGAGDQGLMFGYACNETPELMPAPIYYAHRLVERQAQLRKDGRLPFLRPDAKSQVTMRYVDGKPHSIDTVVLSSQHSPEMSNGTTMKQEFIDAVIEEIIKPVLPAEWLKDTRYLVNPTGRFVVGGPQGDCGLTGRKIIVDTYGGACPHGGGAFSGKDPTKVDRSAAYAARYVAKNIVAAGLAKQCQIQVAYAIGVAKPMNVTVYTEGTGVISDEKIAALVNEHFDLRPKGIIQMLDLLRPIYEKTAAYGHFGREEPEFSWERTDKAQVLRAAAGLN, from the coding sequence ATGGCCAATGACTTCCTCTTCACGTCTGAATCCGTCTCAGAAGGTCACCCCGACAAAGTCGCTGACCAAATCTCGGATGCGATTTTGGACGCCATCTTCAAACAAGACCCCAAATCCCGCGTCGCCGCAGAAACGCTGTGCAATACCGGTTTGGTCGTGCTGGCTGGTGAGATCACCACCAACGCCCATGTGGATTACATCCAAGTGGCGCGCGACACCATCAAGCGCATTGGCTATGACAACACCGAATATGGCATTGACTACAAAGGCTGCGCTGTTTTGGTGGCCTATGACAAGCAGTCCAACGATATCGCCCAAGGCGTAGACCATGCGTCGGACGATCACCTCAACACCGGTGCCGGCGACCAAGGTTTGATGTTTGGTTATGCCTGCAATGAGACCCCTGAGCTCATGCCTGCCCCCATTTACTACGCCCATCGCTTGGTAGAGCGCCAGGCCCAGCTGCGCAAAGACGGCCGTCTGCCCTTCTTGCGCCCTGACGCCAAGAGCCAGGTAACCATGCGCTATGTGGATGGCAAGCCCCACAGCATTGATACGGTGGTGCTGTCTAGCCAGCACAGCCCAGAGATGAGCAATGGCACCACCATGAAGCAAGAGTTCATCGATGCCGTCATTGAAGAGATCATCAAGCCGGTGTTGCCTGCGGAGTGGCTCAAAGACACGCGTTATTTGGTGAACCCCACAGGCCGCTTTGTGGTCGGTGGACCCCAAGGCGACTGTGGTTTGACGGGTCGCAAAATCATTGTGGATACCTATGGTGGTGCTTGCCCCCACGGTGGTGGCGCGTTCTCTGGCAAAGACCCAACCAAGGTGGACCGTTCTGCCGCTTACGCTGCGCGCTATGTGGCCAAGAACATTGTGGCAGCCGGTTTGGCCAAGCAATGCCAAATCCAAGTGGCCTACGCCATTGGTGTGGCTAAGCCCATGAATGTGACCGTGTACACCGAAGGCACTGGTGTGATCTCGGATGAGAAAATCGCCGCACTGGTCAACGAGCACTTCGACTTGCGCCCTAAGGGCATCATCCAGATGCTGGACTTGCTGCGCCCCATCTACGAGAAGACTGCGGCTTATGGCCACTTTGGCCGTGAAGAGCCTGAGTTCTCTTGGGAACGCACCGACAAGGCCCAAGTGCTGCGCGCCGCCGCTGGCTTGAATTAA
- a CDS encoding GtrA family protein, translating into MTHPTGFKARIFSTVEWLKSFRIVKFGLVGASGTVVNLLVLHLGHEYLFQSFEASWGKPYASLALAIAIATLNNFTWNRLWTWSDRVKSQAMTSASTNTTMLRQFGKYATASWFGSLLQYGLTIWLSQWVHYLLANLTAIAIASVSNFLANDRWTFKKR; encoded by the coding sequence ATGACGCATCCCACTGGCTTTAAAGCGCGCATTTTTTCCACCGTTGAATGGCTAAAGAGCTTTCGCATTGTTAAGTTTGGTTTGGTGGGCGCCAGCGGCACCGTGGTGAACTTGCTCGTGCTTCACTTGGGGCATGAGTACCTTTTTCAAAGCTTTGAAGCCAGCTGGGGCAAGCCGTATGCCTCCTTGGCACTGGCCATTGCCATTGCCACACTGAACAACTTCACCTGGAACCGGCTGTGGACATGGTCTGACCGCGTCAAAAGCCAGGCCATGACTTCTGCGTCCACGAACACAACGATGCTGCGTCAGTTTGGCAAATACGCGACGGCTTCGTGGTTTGGGAGTTTGTTGCAGTACGGATTGACCATCTGGCTCTCACAATGGGTCCACTACCTGTTGGCCAACCTCACTGCCATTGCAATAGCCAGCGTGAGCAACTTTTTAGCCAACGACCGCTGGACCTTTAAGAAGCGCTAG
- a CDS encoding adenosine kinase, which translates to MPNFKPNAAQHYDIYAIGNALVDAEYEVSDAQLQAMAVEKRHMTLIDATRRADLLQALQGLHARRTGGGSAANTVVACAQLGGSSFYSCRVADDGLGAFFTQDLADNGVDSNLSRTQPTAGQTGTCIVMVTPDTERSMSTFLGATADLDHTALDEDSLRKAKVYYMEGYLAASPTGLDAALQGKKIAKDAGVLLATTLSDMTMIQYCRAGLEAIIGDGLDYLFCNEEEAQVWCGSTDLAAICSQIRTLAKTVCLTRGSQGCIVLHGEEQTAVPAANVQALDTNGAGDMFSGAFLYAVTHGHSVTQAAWLANQAAGQVVSQYGNRLSKETMGSIHTRFTQHIGG; encoded by the coding sequence ATGCCCAACTTCAAACCTAACGCAGCCCAGCACTACGACATCTATGCCATCGGCAATGCCTTGGTAGACGCTGAATACGAAGTGAGTGACGCCCAACTGCAGGCCATGGCCGTCGAAAAGCGGCACATGACCCTGATCGACGCAACGCGTCGTGCTGATCTGCTGCAGGCCCTCCAAGGCTTGCACGCGCGTCGCACAGGTGGGGGCTCCGCGGCCAATACGGTTGTCGCCTGCGCCCAATTGGGTGGCTCGTCCTTCTACTCGTGCCGCGTGGCGGATGACGGTCTTGGTGCATTCTTTACCCAAGACTTGGCAGACAACGGAGTCGACTCCAACCTTAGCCGCACCCAACCGACAGCGGGACAGACTGGCACTTGCATCGTGATGGTCACTCCAGACACCGAGCGCAGCATGTCGACGTTTTTGGGCGCCACTGCAGACTTGGATCACACCGCGCTGGATGAAGACAGTCTTCGCAAGGCCAAGGTGTACTACATGGAGGGCTATTTGGCGGCATCACCCACGGGTTTGGATGCAGCCTTGCAGGGCAAAAAAATAGCAAAGGATGCGGGCGTATTGTTGGCCACCACCCTGAGCGACATGACCATGATCCAGTACTGCCGCGCTGGCCTAGAAGCCATCATTGGCGATGGACTGGACTACCTTTTTTGCAATGAAGAAGAAGCCCAAGTCTGGTGCGGGTCCACAGACTTAGCTGCAATTTGCAGCCAAATCCGTACGCTGGCCAAAACCGTATGCCTGACCCGTGGTAGCCAAGGTTGCATCGTCTTGCACGGCGAGGAGCAAACCGCAGTTCCTGCCGCAAACGTGCAGGCGCTGGACACCAATGGCGCAGGCGACATGTTTTCTGGCGCGTTTTTGTATGCGGTTACGCACGGCCACAGTGTGACCCAAGCCGCATGGCTGGCCAACCAAGCGGCAGGTCAGGTGGTCAGTCAGTATGGCAACCGCTTGAGCAAAGAGACTATGGGCAGCATCCACACTCGGTTTACCCAGCACATCGGCGGCTGA
- a CDS encoding exo-alpha-sialidase: MDVLKFHWRLLIAALAVSGLLAWDLAQRPVSPAEAATVWPDTTGVAQPMVLTKVDQGPVPMPAQSAAAHASTLLVMPADSAARLRIFWFSGERESGPNVQIATSEWRRADQAWSPPQWAVNRHVLGAQLGYGVRRLGNPVAWLDADARIHLFVVATGAGGWAASRIVHLRQTQASRAAGAVEFEPMPALPVSWLWNTSYLVRSSPLPLADGGMVLPVHFELGIKHPAALRFDRYGGLMGISRISGRGYALQPTLLAQGPREWTALMRDERAQGRVLAARTQDGGRSWQDLPDLSLINPDSSVAGLGLAPGFGVLVHNSSPGSRAVMDLSVSGNGQDWRLLNRMAEGAPDDEFSYPALAWEQGNLWVSYTVDRKTISWQRFSTNGADKAVTP, from the coding sequence ATGGATGTTCTGAAATTTCATTGGCGCTTGTTGATCGCCGCCTTGGCTGTCAGTGGTTTGCTGGCGTGGGACCTCGCGCAACGCCCTGTGTCCCCCGCAGAAGCGGCCACCGTGTGGCCAGATACCACAGGCGTCGCACAACCCATGGTACTTACCAAAGTAGACCAAGGGCCGGTGCCCATGCCAGCGCAATCTGCAGCTGCCCATGCCAGCACGCTGTTGGTGATGCCAGCAGACTCCGCAGCCCGCTTGCGCATCTTCTGGTTTTCTGGTGAGCGCGAGAGCGGCCCCAATGTGCAAATTGCCACGTCTGAGTGGCGCCGTGCGGACCAAGCCTGGAGTCCGCCGCAGTGGGCCGTGAACCGCCATGTCTTGGGAGCGCAACTGGGCTATGGGGTGCGCCGTTTGGGCAATCCGGTGGCGTGGCTAGACGCAGATGCGCGCATTCACCTCTTTGTGGTGGCGACGGGCGCGGGGGGCTGGGCTGCCAGCCGCATCGTGCATTTGCGCCAGACGCAAGCCAGCCGCGCCGCTGGGGCCGTAGAGTTTGAGCCTATGCCTGCACTGCCCGTGTCGTGGCTCTGGAATACCAGCTATTTGGTGCGCAGTTCCCCCTTGCCCTTGGCTGATGGGGGGATGGTTTTACCAGTGCATTTTGAACTGGGCATCAAGCACCCGGCGGCTTTGCGCTTTGATCGCTACGGTGGGCTTATGGGTATCAGCCGCATCAGCGGGCGTGGCTACGCCTTGCAGCCCACACTGCTAGCCCAAGGTCCGCGTGAGTGGACGGCGCTGATGCGGGACGAGCGCGCCCAGGGGCGTGTGCTGGCCGCCCGCACGCAGGACGGGGGGCGCAGTTGGCAAGACCTGCCCGATCTGAGTTTGATCAATCCCGACTCCTCGGTTGCTGGGCTGGGCTTGGCGCCGGGGTTTGGGGTGCTGGTACACAACAGTTCGCCGGGCTCCAGGGCGGTGATGGACTTGAGCGTGTCCGGAAACGGTCAAGACTGGAGACTTTTGAACCGTATGGCTGAGGGAGCACCGGATGACGAATTCTCTTATCCCGCCTTGGCATGGGAGCAGGGCAACTTGTGGGTGAGCTACACCGTAGACCGCAAGACTATTTCGTGGCAGCGGTTTTCAACAAACGGCGCTGACAAGGCGGTGACCCCATGA
- a CDS encoding ArnT family glycosyltransferase, which translates to MSKLAHSPAFPLRLWPWYALVFSALALYVLGLGSPYAPTNGDEMVYIHIARMTAEAGHWLPLQSELVGTRNTKPPLLIWQAMVAGDWGQQWSLFALRLPSIVYTFATTGLLAFFAYHMAQPASNTSPTAGAEAAHTEKLRTACIAASLYLLFFCTFRYGRAYLTSAPETFWLALPMWWVLWRCVRVGASAQPSASSAPVGWLGYTLIGVAMGLGAAYKSFALLAPSAAAIGCAALLSTPGGPRWNWRMWFRTSTGLAWSTLVGLGIFALWFVLDPDPAAVWQEFVVAENAGKMSGGQGYWHAALYGAYPMWTQLLAYPANAGLLFFPVLGFCIWAITKAFRSSTYQHLSPGQWVLLAWLLVWLVVFTIPSQRSERYVIPAMPAIAIAMALVWRRIARIWFWITLLVCAPALVMLARIGWTMGELHIASATEVALTLIAACAGLTSAIACFFSKSSLRNATLLAVLAVYATFGWMVAPISDNGYGAAVQARMQGQRVAVPNGFTGQYERFHFVLHGARITPYDAEGRNTGALYPDMPGHERLNTLLREFDAVVWLQDEPHETGPSCLPACEILGSRVHVKSRHKDGEVTLSNLWYPQTWLFRKEWLVVPTRN; encoded by the coding sequence ATGTCTAAGTTGGCCCACTCCCCTGCCTTTCCCTTGCGCCTTTGGCCTTGGTATGCCTTGGTGTTTTCTGCCCTCGCGCTCTACGTGCTGGGCCTCGGTAGCCCCTACGCCCCAACCAATGGCGATGAGATGGTGTACATCCACATCGCCCGCATGACGGCCGAAGCCGGACACTGGTTGCCACTGCAGTCTGAGCTTGTGGGCACCCGTAATACCAAACCCCCCCTGCTGATTTGGCAAGCTATGGTGGCAGGCGACTGGGGGCAGCAGTGGAGTCTTTTTGCACTGCGCCTGCCGAGCATTGTTTACACGTTTGCAACCACAGGCTTGCTGGCGTTTTTCGCCTACCACATGGCACAGCCAGCGAGCAACACCTCGCCTACCGCCGGTGCTGAAGCTGCACACACGGAAAAACTCCGCACCGCCTGCATCGCAGCCAGCCTGTATTTGCTGTTTTTCTGCACCTTCCGCTATGGCCGCGCCTACCTCACCTCAGCACCCGAAACCTTTTGGCTGGCCTTGCCCATGTGGTGGGTGTTATGGCGGTGCGTGCGCGTTGGCGCAAGTGCGCAGCCTAGTGCCAGTTCTGCGCCCGTGGGCTGGCTTGGCTACACCCTGATCGGTGTCGCCATGGGCCTGGGAGCCGCTTACAAATCCTTTGCGCTACTGGCGCCCAGCGCAGCCGCTATTGGGTGTGCCGCGCTGCTCAGCACACCGGGGGGCCCCCGCTGGAACTGGCGCATGTGGTTTCGAACCAGTACCGGTTTGGCCTGGAGCACGCTGGTAGGCTTGGGCATCTTTGCGCTGTGGTTCGTCTTGGACCCCGATCCTGCGGCCGTCTGGCAAGAGTTTGTGGTGGCAGAGAACGCGGGCAAGATGTCAGGTGGGCAAGGCTACTGGCACGCCGCACTGTATGGCGCTTACCCGATGTGGACACAGCTCTTGGCCTACCCGGCGAACGCAGGCTTGTTGTTCTTTCCGGTGCTGGGTTTTTGCATCTGGGCAATTACCAAGGCCTTTAGGTCAAGCACCTACCAGCACCTGAGCCCGGGCCAGTGGGTGCTGCTCGCGTGGTTGCTGGTATGGCTGGTGGTGTTCACCATCCCCAGCCAACGCTCCGAACGCTACGTGATTCCCGCAATGCCCGCCATTGCGATTGCTATGGCCTTGGTATGGCGGCGCATCGCACGGATCTGGTTTTGGATCACCTTGCTGGTCTGCGCGCCCGCTTTGGTGATGCTGGCCCGCATCGGCTGGACCATGGGAGAGCTGCACATTGCCTCCGCCACTGAAGTCGCGCTCACTTTGATAGCTGCTTGCGCAGGTTTGACGAGCGCAATCGCCTGTTTTTTCTCAAAATCAAGCCTACGCAACGCCACATTGCTGGCGGTACTGGCGGTGTATGCCACCTTCGGTTGGATGGTCGCCCCCATCTCAGACAATGGCTACGGCGCGGCAGTTCAGGCCCGTATGCAAGGCCAGCGCGTTGCCGTACCCAACGGCTTTACCGGCCAGTATGAGCGGTTCCACTTTGTGCTGCATGGCGCGCGCATCACGCCCTACGACGCGGAAGGCCGCAACACGGGAGCGCTGTACCCTGACATGCCGGGGCACGAACGGCTCAACACGCTGTTGCGTGAGTTTGACGCAGTGGTGTGGTTGCAAGACGAACCCCATGAAACTGGGCCGAGCTGCCTGCCAGCCTGCGAAATATTGGGCAGCCGAGTGCATGTGAAAAGTCGCCACAAAGACGGCGAGGTCACACTCTCCAACCTGTGGTACCCCCAGACGTGGTTGTTCCGCAAAGAATGGCTCGTCGTGCCCACCCGCAACTGA
- a CDS encoding glycosyltransferase family 9 protein: MNIQTQRFIDRWAGQLLCGAVSAWVRLTQLFGGPARMPASPKNILVILLSEMGSIVLAGPMFAALRRTYPGAAIHILQLKKNQEVSKLLSLTETDYMHTLDDSSGGSLVADILKVSLRMRNLGLDAVIDCELFSRVSALLSFSTGAPVRVGFTPHTQEGLYRGSFINHSIPYNPYQHISKQFLSLVDALSAPDSMPRNRAAAIRDTPEDTELSVKFTDTELETYRSKLESDHRVTQDRRLVLVYAGGGILPERAWPASHYARVVQGLCAAGYAVGLIGLKDDAILAHELQAQVGHEACLNLTGYTKSIRELLMLMHASALLITNDGGPSHFATVTPIQTMVFFGPETGKLYGPLGRRTIILESGIACSPCLTAYNHRLTFCDGDNQCLKRIAPDPVLADALQFLNSAPTQPSLA, from the coding sequence ATGAACATCCAGACACAACGTTTCATTGACCGCTGGGCCGGCCAGCTACTCTGCGGCGCGGTGTCTGCATGGGTGCGCTTGACCCAACTCTTTGGGGGGCCAGCGCGCATGCCTGCTTCCCCAAAAAACATTTTGGTGATTTTGTTGTCGGAAATGGGCAGCATCGTTCTCGCGGGCCCCATGTTTGCAGCGCTGCGCCGCACGTATCCCGGTGCTGCGATCCACATTCTGCAACTCAAAAAGAACCAAGAAGTCTCCAAGCTCCTCTCGCTGACCGAGACAGACTACATGCATACGCTGGACGACAGTTCCGGCGGGTCTCTGGTGGCAGACATTCTCAAAGTGAGTCTGAGGATGCGCAACCTCGGGCTGGACGCGGTCATTGATTGCGAGCTTTTTTCACGCGTAAGCGCTTTGTTGTCTTTCAGCACCGGGGCCCCGGTGCGCGTGGGCTTTACACCCCACACGCAAGAAGGCCTGTACCGTGGCAGCTTCATCAACCATAGTATCCCGTACAACCCTTACCAGCACATCAGCAAACAGTTCTTGTCCTTGGTCGACGCCCTAAGCGCACCAGACAGCATGCCCCGCAACCGGGCGGCTGCCATACGTGACACCCCCGAAGACACAGAGCTTTCGGTTAAGTTCACCGACACAGAGCTTGAGACATACCGCAGCAAACTTGAAAGCGACCACCGCGTCACGCAAGATCGGCGCTTGGTGCTGGTCTATGCCGGTGGCGGCATCTTGCCCGAGCGGGCTTGGCCTGCCAGCCACTATGCACGGGTGGTGCAAGGACTATGTGCTGCAGGCTATGCCGTAGGGCTGATCGGCCTTAAAGATGACGCCATCTTGGCCCATGAGCTGCAAGCCCAAGTGGGGCACGAGGCCTGCCTGAACCTGACGGGCTATACCAAAAGCATCCGCGAGTTGCTGATGTTGATGCATGCCAGCGCCTTGCTCATCACCAATGACGGCGGCCCCAGCCACTTCGCCACGGTGACACCTATTCAGACCATGGTGTTTTTTGGGCCCGAGACCGGCAAGCTCTATGGTCCCTTGGGGCGTCGCACCATCATTTTGGAAAGCGGCATTGCCTGCTCTCCTTGCCTGACAGCCTACAACCACAGGCTTACTTTTTGCGACGGCGATAATCAATGCCTTAAACGCATTGCGCCCGACCCCGTTTTGGCCGACGCACTGCAATTTTTGAACAGTGCTCCGACCCAACCCTCTCTCGCATGA
- the metK gene encoding methionine adenosyltransferase, with translation MANDFLFTSESVSEGHPDKVADQISDAILDAIFKQDPKSRVAAETLCNTGLVVLAGEITTNAHVDYIQVARDTIKRIGYDNTEYGIDYKGCAVLVAYDKQSNDIAQGVDHASDDHLNTGAGDQGLMFGYACNETPELMPAPIYYAHRLVERQAQLRKDGRLPFLRPDAKSQVTMRYVDGKPHSIDTVVLSSQHSPEMSNGTTMKQEFIDAVIEEIIKPVLPAEWLKDTRYLVNPTGRFVVGGPQGDCGLTGRKIIVDTYGGACPHGGGAFSGKDPTKVDRSAAYAARYVAKNIVAAGLAKQCQIQVAYAIGVAKPMNVTVYTEGTGVISDEKIAALVNEHFDLRPKGIIQMLDLLRPIYEKTAAYGHFGREEPEFSWERTDKAQVLRAAAGLN, from the coding sequence ATGGCCAATGACTTCCTCTTCACGTCTGAATCCGTCTCAGAAGGTCACCCCGACAAAGTCGCTGACCAAATCTCGGATGCGATTTTGGACGCCATCTTCAAACAAGACCCCAAATCCCGCGTCGCCGCAGAAACGCTGTGCAATACCGGTTTGGTCGTGCTGGCTGGTGAGATCACCACCAACGCCCATGTGGATTACATCCAAGTGGCGCGCGACACCATCAAGCGCATTGGCTATGACAACACCGAATACGGCATTGACTACAAAGGCTGCGCTGTTTTGGTGGCCTATGACAAGCAGTCCAACGATATCGCCCAAGGCGTAGACCATGCGTCGGACGATCACCTCAACACCGGTGCCGGCGACCAAGGTTTGATGTTTGGTTATGCCTGCAATGAGACCCCTGAGCTCATGCCTGCCCCCATTTACTACGCCCATCGCTTGGTAGAGCGCCAGGCCCAGCTGCGCAAAGACGGCCGTCTGCCCTTCTTGCGCCCTGACGCCAAGAGCCAGGTAACCATGCGCTATGTGGATGGCAAGCCCCACAGCATTGATACGGTGGTGCTGTCTAGCCAGCACAGCCCAGAGATGAGCAATGGCACCACCATGAAGCAAGAGTTCATCGATGCCGTCATTGAAGAGATCATCAAGCCGGTGTTGCCTGCGGAGTGGCTCAAAGACACGCGTTATTTGGTGAACCCCACAGGCCGCTTTGTGGTCGGTGGACCCCAAGGCGACTGTGGTTTGACGGGTCGCAAAATCATTGTGGATACCTATGGTGGTGCTTGCCCCCACGGTGGTGGCGCGTTCTCTGGCAAAGACCCAACCAAGGTGGACCGTTCTGCCGCTTACGCTGCGCGCTATGTGGCCAAGAACATTGTGGCAGCCGGTTTGGCCAAGCAATGCCAAATCCAAGTGGCCTACGCCATTGGTGTGGCTAAGCCCATGAATGTGACCGTGTACACCGAAGGCACTGGTGTGATCTCGGATGAGAAAATCGCCGCACTGGTCAACGAGCACTTCGACTTGCGCCCTAAGGGCATCATCCAGATGCTGGACTTGCTGCGCCCCATCTACGAGAAGACTGCGGCTTATGGCCACTTCGGCCGTGAAGAGCCTGAGTTCTCTTGGGAACGCACCGACAAGGCCCAAGTGCTGCGCGCCGCCGCTGGCTTGAATTAA
- a CDS encoding CoA transferase: protein MNQAPAPSEVFAQLWALGELSPQALGYLRLTGCDPVLPSSFAVGTAAQVSIAAAALAACELGAVRGQARQDVAVDMAQAAMECQGWYSLDGVVPDPWDALSGLYRCADGWVRLHTNFAHHRLGVLALLGLPPSTGERDTVQDAVAQWRAVDLETQAAERGLVVAAVRSFEQWDAHAQGQAIAAQPLFTLERMADGPVLPLPQLGAAQRPLHGVRVLDLTRIVAGPVAGRTLAALGADVMLVNSPHLPNIDMIAEASRGKRSVHVDLRDPAQRQQMNALVAGSHVFVQGYRPGGLDALGYSPAQLAHLRPGLVIVSLSAYSEQGPWAGRRGFDSLVQTAAGFNTAEAQAAGVEKPQALPVQILDYATGYLMAFASSAALVRQQQEGGTWLVRVSLAQTAHWLRSMGQVAAGWGIRAPSVPERTHYLESYATGFGALVAMRHSAKLSRTPVGWSRPAMPPGSHPPVW, encoded by the coding sequence ATGAACCAAGCGCCTGCCCCATCAGAGGTTTTCGCCCAGCTGTGGGCCTTGGGAGAGCTATCTCCGCAGGCCTTGGGGTACCTGCGCTTGACGGGTTGCGACCCTGTATTGCCCAGCTCGTTTGCCGTGGGCACTGCCGCGCAGGTCAGCATAGCTGCGGCCGCGCTGGCAGCGTGTGAACTGGGGGCGGTGCGTGGGCAAGCCCGGCAAGATGTGGCGGTGGACATGGCACAAGCCGCCATGGAGTGCCAAGGCTGGTACAGCCTAGATGGCGTGGTGCCGGACCCTTGGGATGCCTTGTCAGGTCTGTACCGCTGTGCCGACGGCTGGGTGCGTTTGCACACCAATTTTGCGCACCATCGCCTGGGTGTTTTGGCGCTATTGGGTTTGCCGCCCAGCACGGGTGAGCGCGACACCGTGCAAGACGCGGTAGCGCAGTGGCGAGCGGTGGATCTGGAAACACAGGCCGCAGAGCGGGGCTTGGTCGTCGCTGCCGTGCGCAGCTTTGAGCAATGGGACGCCCATGCCCAGGGCCAAGCCATCGCGGCCCAGCCACTCTTTACCTTGGAGCGCATGGCTGACGGCCCGGTACTGCCTTTGCCACAGCTTGGCGCAGCGCAGCGGCCTTTGCATGGTGTGCGGGTGTTAGACCTGACCCGCATCGTGGCAGGCCCGGTGGCGGGGCGCACCTTGGCGGCGCTGGGTGCGGATGTGATGCTGGTGAACAGTCCCCATCTTCCGAACATCGACATGATCGCGGAGGCCAGTCGTGGCAAGCGGTCGGTGCATGTGGACTTGCGGGATCCCGCACAGCGCCAGCAAATGAACGCCTTGGTGGCAGGCAGCCATGTGTTTGTTCAGGGCTACCGCCCCGGGGGCCTCGATGCCCTGGGTTATTCCCCTGCGCAACTGGCGCACTTACGCCCAGGGCTGGTCATTGTGTCTTTGAGTGCTTACTCCGAACAAGGGCCATGGGCTGGGCGGCGTGGTTTTGACTCCTTGGTGCAAACAGCGGCTGGCTTCAATACGGCAGAGGCACAGGCCGCCGGGGTAGAAAAACCCCAGGCATTGCCCGTGCAGATACTCGACTACGCCACCGGCTACTTGATGGCATTTGCCAGCAGTGCGGCCTTGGTCCGCCAGCAGCAAGAAGGTGGGACCTGGTTGGTGCGGGTGTCACTCGCCCAAACCGCGCACTGGTTGCGCAGCATGGGCCAAGTTGCAGCGGGTTGGGGGATACGCGCCCCCAGCGTGCCAGAACGTACGCATTATTTGGAGTCCTATGCCACCGGGTTTGGCGCGCTTGTCGCCATGCGGCATAGCGCCAAACTGTCGCGCACGCCCGTAGGCTGGAGTCGTCCAGCCATGCCCCCCGGTTCCCACCCGCCGGTGTGGTGA